One region of Culex pipiens pallens isolate TS chromosome 2, TS_CPP_V2, whole genome shotgun sequence genomic DNA includes:
- the LOC120419794 gene encoding probable tRNA N6-adenosine threonylcarbamoyltransferase, mitochondrial: MLLKVPVSVLFCNRFVWRRHSSQLARPFVLGIESSCDDSGAAIVSRDGTVLGEDVHSQQNNHLKFGGIIPPVAQEFHRDHIANVVQRTLEQANMSCGDLDAIAVTNRPGLPLSLLVGVRYAKHLGRKFNKPIIPIHHMEAHALMARMTNKVPFPFVCILISGGHSLLTLVKNTKQFYLLGKTLDDAPGEAFDKIARRLKLRNLPEYAWISGGRAIELAAASSTNMAKYDFPLPLSHYRDCQFSFAGLKNTATRHILQQENQLVLAPDAVLPDYNDLCAAFLNASARHIAQRTLRAIRFCEKQSLIQPGDPKTLVISGGVACNDFIYQTVSKMAESVGYVTVRPLKKHCTDNGVMIAWNGVEKFAVGQDIVLDYDSVDIVGKTPLGVSLIEMVKDANIPSKM; the protein is encoded by the exons ATGTTGCTAAAAGTTCCAGTTAGTGTACTGTTCTGTAACCGATTCGTATGGCGACGCCACTCGAGTCAGCTCGCGAGACCTTTCGTGCTGGGCATCGAGTCAAGTTGCGACGATAGCGGGGCGGCCATCGTCAGCCGGGATGGAACCGTACTCGGCGAAGATGTCCACTCACAACAGAACAATCACCTCAAATTCGGTGGTATAATTCCACCAGTGGCACAAGAATTTCACCGTGATCACATAGCGAATGTTGTGCAACGTACGCTGGAACAGGCCAACATGAGTTGTGGCGATTTGGACGCAATTGCCGTTACGAACCGACCGGGGCTTCCGTTGAGCTTGCTTGTTGGCGTTCGGTATGCTAAACATTTAG gcAGAAAATTCAACAAACCAATCATCCCAATTCACCACATGGAAGCGCACGCCTTGATGGCGCGAATGACCAACAAAGTGCCATTTCCGTTCGTTTGCATCCTTATCAGCGGCGGTCACTCCTTGCTAACGttagtaaaaaataccaaacaatTCTATCTACTTGGCAAAACGCTGGACGACGCTCCGGGAGAAGCGTTCGACAAGATCGCGCGAAGGTTAAAGCTCCGCAATCTTCCCGAGTACGCCTGGATATCGGGTGGAAGAGCTATCGAACTGGCCGCTGCATCCAGCACAAACATGGCGAAATATGACTTCCCGCTGCCCTTGTCCCATTACCGCGATTGCCAGTTCAGCTTTGCCGGACTCAAAAACACCGCGACACGCCACATTCTCCAGCAAGAGAACCAACTCGTTTTGGCCCCCGATGCCGTCCTGCCGGATTACAACGACCTGTGTGCGGCATTTCTTAACGCTTCCGCGAGGCATATCGCTCAAAGAACTTTGCGAGCGATTCGCTTTTGCGAGAAACAATCGCTGATCCAGCCAGGCGACCCCAAAACGCTGGTCATTTCCGGCGGAGTGGCGTGCAACGATTTCATCTACCAGACCGTCTCGAAGATGGCGGAATCCGTTGGGTACGTGACCGTACGGCCGCTGAAGAAACACTGCACCGATAACGGCGTGATGATTGCGTGGAATGGAGTGGAAAAGTTTGCTGTTGGACAGGATATTGTTCTCGATTACGATTCGGTTGATATTGTTGGCAAAACTCCACTTGGGGTTAGCTTAATCGAGATGGTAAAAGATGCCAATATACCCAGTAAAATGTAA
- the LOC120419807 gene encoding DDB1- and CUL4-associated factor 11-like isoform X2, with protein MGNIVLRSRALANMSDIEFEEDVDIQEDDLFEDPQEDADEALSENHLVSILRQLISSGEIQILNNEHFYSMSLPVIKRRPNLDQLKKSAIYQSIKQASGYGADSGSPTTQFNVLGMLAQRQSGFGPKGGAFVQSDKCKISNLFVPNRTERSIVNCNSKVFCGRFSRDGSQFISASQDSRIRVFDASNSQYPMIRQIEAKNVSWSILDIDFSPDGEHFVYSTWADALFVSRMYNMASDDIHCLFLRPERQKFGVFTVAYSNCGKQILAGANDGCLYAYDLVGNRRVLMVPVAEHDVNAVGFLDETSNIFFSGTDNGIIKVWDRRCLNEDSPEPAGVLVGHYDGITYIDSRNDGRYIISNSKDQSIKLWDLRVFSPADAENKVKDHLSYGNWDYRWDEVPKRFYNPTKSLEGDTSVMTYRGHRVQKSLIRAKFSPAATTGQRYIYTGCGTGRLIIYDTLTGKIVQAIESHRDTVRDVAWHPHRPEVLTCSWDFNVNLQTFQCAENAKKKTCPYASRTRRIEDTDDDSEDESPPLRRSRRIAELRRAQSNYD; from the exons ATGGGAAACATTGTCCTGCGGAGTCGTGCCCTAGCGAATATGAGCGATATCGAGTTTGAGGAGGATGTGGACATTCAGGAGGACGATTTGTTCGAAGATCCGCAGGAGGACGCGGACGAGGCACTGAGCGAGAACCATCTGGTGTCGATTCTGCGCCAGCTGATTAGCAG CGGCGAAATACAGATACTAAACAATGAGCACTTTTACTCGATGTCCCTGCCAGTTATCAAGAGACGACCCAATCTGGACCAGCTGAAG AAAAGTGCCATCTACCAGAGCATCAAGCAAGCTTCCGGCTATGGGGCGGACTCGGGCAGCCCCACGACGCAGTTCAACGTGCTGGGGATGCTCGCCCAGCGCCAGAGCGGCTTCGGCCCCAAGGGCGGCGCGTTCGTGCAGAGCGACAAGTGCAAGATCAGCAATCTGTTCGTGCCGAACCGGACCGAGCGGTCGATCGTGAACTGCAACTCGAAGGTGTTTTGTGGGCGGTTCTCGCGGGACGGATCCCAGTTTATCAGTGCCAGCCAGGACAGCCGGATTCGGGTGTTTGACGCGAGTAACAGTCAGTATCCGATGATCCGGCAGATCGAAGCTAAGAACGTGTCGTGGTCCATCTTGGACATTGACTTTAGCCCGGACGGAGAGCACTTTGTGTACTCGACGTGGGCGGATGCTC TGTTCGTGTCCCGCATGTACAACATGGCCTCCGACGATATTCACTGTCTGTTCCTGCGACCCGAGCGGCAAAAGTTTGGCGTGTTTACCGTGGCGTACTCCAACTGTGGCAAACAGATCCTGGCCGGCGCAAACGACGGTTGCCTGTACGCGTACGATCTGGTTGGCAACAGGCGAGTGCTGATGGTCCCCGTGGCGGAACACGACGTGAACGCCGTCGGGTTCCTGGACGAGACGTCCAACATATTCTTCAGTGGCACAGACAATGGGATCATTAAA GTGTGGGACAGGCGTTGCCTTAACGAGGACAGCCCCGAACCTGCTGGGGTGCTGGTGGGTCACTACGACGGCATCACGTACATCGACTCCCGGAACGATGGCCGATACATCATTTCGAACTCCAAAGACCAAAGCATCAAGCTGTGGGATTTGCGCGTGTTTTCCCCGGCCGATGCCGAAAACAAGGTCAAGGATCACCTCAGCTACGGCAACTGGGACTACCGGTGGGACGAGGTTCCAAAACGAT TCTACAATCCGACAAAGTCTTTAGAGGGCGACACCAGCGTAATGACCTACCGGGGTCACCGGGTTCAAAAGAGTCTGATCAGAGCTAAATTCTCGCCAGCGGCCACCACCGGCCAGCGATACATCTACACCGGGTGCGGCACGGGACGATTAATAA TTTACGACACCCTCACCGGCAAAATTGTACAGGCAATCGAGAGTCACCGCGACACGGTGCGAGACGTGGCATGGCATCCGCACCGGCCGGAAGTGTTGACCTGTTCG TGGGACTTTAACGTGAACCTGCAGACGTTCCAGTGCGCGGAGAACGCGAAAAAGAAGACCTGTCCGTACGCGTCGCGGACGCGCCGCATCGAGGACACCGACGACGACAGCGAGGACGAGAGCCCCCCGCTGAGGCGGTCGCGCCGCATCGCCGAGCTGCGGCGGGCCCAGTCAAATTACGATTAG
- the LOC120419807 gene encoding DDB1- and CUL4-associated factor 11-like isoform X1, producing the protein MGNIVLRSRALANMSDIEFEEDVDIQEDDLFEDPQEDADEALSENHLVSILRQLISSSGEIQILNNEHFYSMSLPVIKRRPNLDQLKKSAIYQSIKQASGYGADSGSPTTQFNVLGMLAQRQSGFGPKGGAFVQSDKCKISNLFVPNRTERSIVNCNSKVFCGRFSRDGSQFISASQDSRIRVFDASNSQYPMIRQIEAKNVSWSILDIDFSPDGEHFVYSTWADALFVSRMYNMASDDIHCLFLRPERQKFGVFTVAYSNCGKQILAGANDGCLYAYDLVGNRRVLMVPVAEHDVNAVGFLDETSNIFFSGTDNGIIKVWDRRCLNEDSPEPAGVLVGHYDGITYIDSRNDGRYIISNSKDQSIKLWDLRVFSPADAENKVKDHLSYGNWDYRWDEVPKRFYNPTKSLEGDTSVMTYRGHRVQKSLIRAKFSPAATTGQRYIYTGCGTGRLIIYDTLTGKIVQAIESHRDTVRDVAWHPHRPEVLTCSWDFNVNLQTFQCAENAKKKTCPYASRTRRIEDTDDDSEDESPPLRRSRRIAELRRAQSNYD; encoded by the exons ATGGGAAACATTGTCCTGCGGAGTCGTGCCCTAGCGAATATGAGCGATATCGAGTTTGAGGAGGATGTGGACATTCAGGAGGACGATTTGTTCGAAGATCCGCAGGAGGACGCGGACGAGGCACTGAGCGAGAACCATCTGGTGTCGATTCTGCGCCAGCTGATTAGCAG CAGCGGCGAAATACAGATACTAAACAATGAGCACTTTTACTCGATGTCCCTGCCAGTTATCAAGAGACGACCCAATCTGGACCAGCTGAAG AAAAGTGCCATCTACCAGAGCATCAAGCAAGCTTCCGGCTATGGGGCGGACTCGGGCAGCCCCACGACGCAGTTCAACGTGCTGGGGATGCTCGCCCAGCGCCAGAGCGGCTTCGGCCCCAAGGGCGGCGCGTTCGTGCAGAGCGACAAGTGCAAGATCAGCAATCTGTTCGTGCCGAACCGGACCGAGCGGTCGATCGTGAACTGCAACTCGAAGGTGTTTTGTGGGCGGTTCTCGCGGGACGGATCCCAGTTTATCAGTGCCAGCCAGGACAGCCGGATTCGGGTGTTTGACGCGAGTAACAGTCAGTATCCGATGATCCGGCAGATCGAAGCTAAGAACGTGTCGTGGTCCATCTTGGACATTGACTTTAGCCCGGACGGAGAGCACTTTGTGTACTCGACGTGGGCGGATGCTC TGTTCGTGTCCCGCATGTACAACATGGCCTCCGACGATATTCACTGTCTGTTCCTGCGACCCGAGCGGCAAAAGTTTGGCGTGTTTACCGTGGCGTACTCCAACTGTGGCAAACAGATCCTGGCCGGCGCAAACGACGGTTGCCTGTACGCGTACGATCTGGTTGGCAACAGGCGAGTGCTGATGGTCCCCGTGGCGGAACACGACGTGAACGCCGTCGGGTTCCTGGACGAGACGTCCAACATATTCTTCAGTGGCACAGACAATGGGATCATTAAA GTGTGGGACAGGCGTTGCCTTAACGAGGACAGCCCCGAACCTGCTGGGGTGCTGGTGGGTCACTACGACGGCATCACGTACATCGACTCCCGGAACGATGGCCGATACATCATTTCGAACTCCAAAGACCAAAGCATCAAGCTGTGGGATTTGCGCGTGTTTTCCCCGGCCGATGCCGAAAACAAGGTCAAGGATCACCTCAGCTACGGCAACTGGGACTACCGGTGGGACGAGGTTCCAAAACGAT TCTACAATCCGACAAAGTCTTTAGAGGGCGACACCAGCGTAATGACCTACCGGGGTCACCGGGTTCAAAAGAGTCTGATCAGAGCTAAATTCTCGCCAGCGGCCACCACCGGCCAGCGATACATCTACACCGGGTGCGGCACGGGACGATTAATAA TTTACGACACCCTCACCGGCAAAATTGTACAGGCAATCGAGAGTCACCGCGACACGGTGCGAGACGTGGCATGGCATCCGCACCGGCCGGAAGTGTTGACCTGTTCG TGGGACTTTAACGTGAACCTGCAGACGTTCCAGTGCGCGGAGAACGCGAAAAAGAAGACCTGTCCGTACGCGTCGCGGACGCGCCGCATCGAGGACACCGACGACGACAGCGAGGACGAGAGCCCCCCGCTGAGGCGGTCGCGCCGCATCGCCGAGCTGCGGCGGGCCCAGTCAAATTACGATTAG